One window of the Benincasa hispida cultivar B227 chromosome 3, ASM972705v1, whole genome shotgun sequence genome contains the following:
- the LOC120074579 gene encoding transcription termination factor MTEF1, chloroplastic isoform X1, giving the protein MADSSSLHLLSNGGFIHHSSPSPLFPSLPRSRTLHFPVLSNSRIAFVFPSKLPPRNPTILPLSPPLPPPPPHNDHHSDFQEKMLFLDSIGIDFLSVIKDHPPVASASLPDIRSAVDFMTSMNFTALEFRRIVGMCPEILTSPASDLVPIFTFLLREARVDGSDIKRVINRRPRLLACSVKDRLRPTLYFLQSIGISEVHKHTSLLSCSVEEKLIPRIEFFENLGFSRRDALIMFRRFPQLFCYSIKENLEPKLNYFVVEMGRELKELKEFPHYFSFSLENRIKPRHQSCVEKGVCFPLPELLKTSEMKFRQKLEVILEVVSCCSK; this is encoded by the coding sequence ATGGCGGATTCATCATCTCTTCACCTCCTCTCCAATGGCGGATTCATCCACCATTCTTCTCCTTCCCCTCTTTTCCCCTCTCTTCCCCGCTCCAGAACCCTCCATTTCCCCGTCCTCTCCAATTCCAGAATCGCCTTCGTCTTCCCTTCCAAACTCCCCCCTCGCAACCCCACCATTCTTCCCCTTTCGCCGCCGCTTCCCCCTCCTCCGCCTCACAACGACCACCACTCCGACTTTCAGGAGAAAATGCTCTTCCTCGACTCCATCGGCATCGACTTCCTCTCCGTCATCAAAGACCACCCTCCCGTCGCCTCCGCCTCCCTCCCCGACATCAGATCAGCCGTCGATTTCATGACCTCGATGAATTTCACCGCCCTCGAGTTCCGTCGAATCGTCGGCATGTGCCCTGAGATTCTCACCTCTCCCGCTTCCGACCTCGTCCCTATCTTCACCTTCCTCCTCCGTGAAGCTCGAGTCGACGGCTCCGATATCAAACGCGTTATCAATCGACGCCCTAGATTGCTCGCCTGTAGCGTAAAAGATCGGCTCCGTCCAACTCTCTACTTCCTACAGAGCATCGGCATATCCGAGGTACATAAACACACTTCCTTACTCTCCTGTAGTGTGGAAGAGAAACTGATTCCGAGAATCGAGTTCTTCGAAAACCTAGGGTTTTCTCGACGGGATGCTTTGATAATGTTCCGGCGATTCCCGCAGCTGTTTTGCTACAGTATAAAGGAGAATCTGGAGCCGAAGCTGAATTACTTTGTGGTGGAAATGGGGAGAGAATTGAAGGAATTGAAGGAATTTCCTCATTACTTTTCGTTTAGTTTAGAGAACAGGATCAAGCCAAGACATCAAAGCTGTGTGGAGAAGGGAGTTTGTTTTCCATTACCGGAGTTGTTGAAAACCAGTGAGATGAAATTCCGGCAGAAATTGGAG
- the LOC120074579 gene encoding transcription termination factor MTEF1, chloroplastic isoform X2, producing the protein MADSSSLHLLSNGGFIHHSSPSPLFPSLPRSRTLHFPVLSNSRIAFVFPSKLPPRNPTILPLSPPLPPPPPHNDHHSDFQEKMLFLDSIGIDFLSVIKDHPPVASASLPDIRSAVDFMTSMNFTALEFRRIVGMCPEILTSPASDLVPIFTFLLREARVDGSDIKRVINRRPRLLACSVKDRLRPTLYFLQSIGISEVHKHTSLLSCSVEEKLIPRIEFFENLGFSRRDALIMFRRFPQLFCYSIKENLEPKLNYFVVEMGRELKELKEFPHYFSFSLENRIKPRHQSCVEKGVCFPLPELLKTSEMKFRQKLEPWEWE; encoded by the coding sequence ATGGCGGATTCATCATCTCTTCACCTCCTCTCCAATGGCGGATTCATCCACCATTCTTCTCCTTCCCCTCTTTTCCCCTCTCTTCCCCGCTCCAGAACCCTCCATTTCCCCGTCCTCTCCAATTCCAGAATCGCCTTCGTCTTCCCTTCCAAACTCCCCCCTCGCAACCCCACCATTCTTCCCCTTTCGCCGCCGCTTCCCCCTCCTCCGCCTCACAACGACCACCACTCCGACTTTCAGGAGAAAATGCTCTTCCTCGACTCCATCGGCATCGACTTCCTCTCCGTCATCAAAGACCACCCTCCCGTCGCCTCCGCCTCCCTCCCCGACATCAGATCAGCCGTCGATTTCATGACCTCGATGAATTTCACCGCCCTCGAGTTCCGTCGAATCGTCGGCATGTGCCCTGAGATTCTCACCTCTCCCGCTTCCGACCTCGTCCCTATCTTCACCTTCCTCCTCCGTGAAGCTCGAGTCGACGGCTCCGATATCAAACGCGTTATCAATCGACGCCCTAGATTGCTCGCCTGTAGCGTAAAAGATCGGCTCCGTCCAACTCTCTACTTCCTACAGAGCATCGGCATATCCGAGGTACATAAACACACTTCCTTACTCTCCTGTAGTGTGGAAGAGAAACTGATTCCGAGAATCGAGTTCTTCGAAAACCTAGGGTTTTCTCGACGGGATGCTTTGATAATGTTCCGGCGATTCCCGCAGCTGTTTTGCTACAGTATAAAGGAGAATCTGGAGCCGAAGCTGAATTACTTTGTGGTGGAAATGGGGAGAGAATTGAAGGAATTGAAGGAATTTCCTCATTACTTTTCGTTTAGTTTAGAGAACAGGATCAAGCCAAGACATCAAAGCTGTGTGGAGAAGGGAGTTTGTTTTCCATTACCGGAGTTGTTGAAAACCAGTGAGATGAAATTCCGGCAGAAATTGGAG